Proteins encoded in a region of the Scyliorhinus torazame isolate Kashiwa2021f chromosome 1, sScyTor2.1, whole genome shotgun sequence genome:
- the nr0b2a gene encoding nuclear receptor subfamily 0 group B member 2a: MACVDVLLDKCHCATGKRQSAILYTILSQQGDLQDCDESSHHSCFSEARRTVRLKTPQVTCQAVSDVLVKTVSFIRNLPSFHHLPRADQLLLLESCWLPLFLLGLAQERVSFEVTETPGYSMLRRILLSGPGLIKTREEERRQPTLAGVQRIKMCLNKFWGLRLSPKEYAYLKGAILFNPDLPGLGAPAYIEGLQREAQRALHQLLVPLPPRESSRFARILLTVSALKTISTSLITELFFRPVIGTANMKELLLDMLYTQ, from the exons ATGGCTTGTGTAGATGTTCTGCTCGATAaatgccactgtgctaccgggaaGAGACAGAGTGCGATTTTATACACCATCCTGAGCCAGCAAGGAGACCTCCAGGACTGCGACGAGTCCTCACATCATAGCTGCTTCAGTGAAGCCAGGCGGACGGTTCGCTTAAAGACTCCGCAGGTTACGTGTCAGGCGGTGTCTGATGTGTTGGTAAAGACAGTCAGTTTTATCAGGAACCTCCCCTCCTTCCACCATCTCCCCAGGGCAGACCAGCTGCTGCTGCTGGAGAGCTGCTGGCTCCCGCTGTTTCTGTTGGGTCTGGCTCAGGAGAGAGTGAGCTTCGAGGTGACAGAGACCCCGGGCTACAGCATGCTGAGGAGAATCCTGCTGAGTGGGCCGGGCCTGATCAAGACACGGGAAGAGGAGAGGAGGCAGCCCACACTTGCTGGTGTACAGAGAATAAAAATGTGCCTGAACAAATTCTGGGGACTACGCCTAAGCCCCAAGGAGTACGCGTACCTGAAAGGAGCAATCCTCTTCAACCCCG ACCTGCCTGGACTCGGAGCGCCCGCCTACATTGAGGGCCTCCAGCGGGAAGCGCAGCGCGCGCTGCACCAGCTCCTGGTGCCTCTGCCTCCCAGGGAAAGCAGCCGCTTTGCCCGGATTCTCCTCACCGTCTCCGCCTTGAAAACCATCAGCACCAGCCTCATCACTGAGCTCTTCTTCAGGCCGGTGATCGGAACAGCAAACATGAAGGAGCTACTGCTCGACATGCTCTACACCCAGTGA